GAACGTGGCTGACTTAATACTGGTTCTTGGTGATGAGGTTAATAACCTTCATAAATCCGCAGTATCCTCATTCTTAAGTAGGGATGTTGATAAGGCGCAGACCGTGTTGGATATGAGGAATAGCATTGCCCAAAGGAGGGTTGAGGTTAATAATGCGCTTAAGGCCTACAGTATAACTGGGCCATTAAACCTAGTGATTGAGTCAATAGGTAGGTTAGCAGCCTATGCATATGATATTGCTGAGATAACGCTTGACACATACCTGTGAACCATGCCTTTAATAAACTGCATCAATACTTACACAGCGTCCTCATGTTAATGATTCCTCTATTGCTATTGGGCTTATAAAGTTTAAAAGGAAGGCGAAGTAAGGTTAATGATGTCTAGCCTATTTGACAATGTTAAGCCGCTTACCACAGGACAGGAGAGGTTAATTAATGTACTTAAGGATGATAGTAATGAGGTTATTGGAGCCTTTGGTCCAACTGGAACAGGTAAAAGCTTCATAACTGTGATTTACGGTATCTCAGCTGTATTAAGTGGTCGGTTTAAGAGGCTCATAATAGCTAGGCCTCTAATAGACATAACCAGTGGTAGGCTTGAGTCCCCTGAGGAGTTGGGTGACTTGTACTATAGGGTTGCTGGGCAATACCTATACGACATATTAGGCGACATGGTGCCTAGGGATGATATGGAGAAGATGCTTAGGGATGGTAAAGTAATTGTAACAGACGTTAATTATCTGAGGGGTAGGACCTTCGATGAGTCAGTGATACTGTTGGATGATGCACAGCACGCTCCCCCTGAGAACGCCGCGGAGGTTCTTATGAGGATGGGTAGGAACGCTAAGTTAATTATTGCCGGTGACCCAATACTGCAGAGACCATTAGGTATCGAGAAGGATGGAGCAACATTAATGAGGGAGGTCCTGCTTAATGAGGAGAACGCCATGGTTGTCGACCTTGGTTTAAAGGACATAATTAGACCTGGTGCTAAGAGGGGTCTTAAGCTAATGTTTGAGCTTAGGCTGAGGAGAAGGGGCCTTAATGATGATGAAAAGAAGCTAATAGACGTTATAAGGGTTCATGCCCCAGACGCAGACGTAGTTACCGTGGTGGGTTTCAGGGATATTAAGGAGAGTTTAGACATAAAGTCTGAGAATGTTCCAGATGCCTTAATAGTAGCTAAGGAGGGTTACCTAGGTAGGGTTGTGGGTAAGGGTGGTGAGAGGATTAAGGCTATTGAGAATGATTCAGGCTTTAAGTTAATAAGAACTGTTGAAATGAGCCTTGACTTCAAGCAGTGGATCAGAACAATACACCCAATGAGTTGGATAACTAAACACATTGTTGACGTTGATTTCGCTGGACCTGAACTACAAGTAACCTTAAGGAGGGAAATGGGGGCCTTCGTTGGGCCCAGGGGAACCTACATTAGGCTACTTGATAGAGTCTTCAAGAGGCTACTTAACATTGGTGTTAGGGCAATTGAGGAGGAGCAGCCGTCGGAGTCACAGTAATTGTCTTAAAATTCGCCTATTGTCGTATAAATATTCTGCAGTTAAAAAAGTTTATTTACCTTACGCTCTAGGCTTCCCAATGCCAGTGAAGGTGAATCAGTTAATGAGGAGAGGATTAATATTTGTTGATGCATCTACACCCATAAGGGATGCCGCTAAGGTAATGACTAATGACAAAGTAGGCCTATTGGTAGTGACTAACGGTGGTAAGATGATTGGCGTGGTCAGTGAACGGGATATAATGAGGGCGGTGGCTGATGGAGTGAATTTAAGTGAACCAGTGGAGAGAATAACTACGAGAAATGTCGTCACAATAAACCCTGACTCAACATTATATGAAGCCGCTGAGTTAATGCATAGGTTCAACATAAGGCACCTGGTAGTTGTAGATGAGGTAGGTAACCCAATTGGTGTATTATCAGTAAGGGATGTAGTTGCTGAGCCTGTGAGATTAAGAATTCTTGCGGAACATAGCTCCGTAAGTTCGGTTGAGGAACAGCCAATACCCCATACTGACTAGTTAAATCCGCAGTATTTTAGTGTCTTAAACTTAAAAGGTAAGTGCCCCTCTTTAAAGCTGTTAAGTGAAGCTTAACCCAGCTTAAAGTTTATAAAACTAAGGGATTAAGACTAGGCGTGCCGCATAGGTCTAGGCATAAGCGTGGTAGTAGTGGATCAGTCAGGCCAGCTACTAAGACAATACCACCGTGGTTAAGCTATAGCCCTGAAGATGTGGAGAGGCTTGTGGTTGAATTAGCCAGGAGGGGGTTTACACCATCATTAATAGGCATTATACTGAGGGATCAGTATGGTATACCACTGGTTAAGGTTGTTACAAATAAAAGGATTACTGAGATACTTGAGGAGAATGGGCTTAAGCCTCAGATACCGGAGGACTTAATGGCGTTGATTAGAAGGGCTGTAAACATTAGAAGGCACCTTGAGGAGCATCCTAAGGATATGTCAGCTAAGAAAGGCTTAATGTTAACTGAATCTAAGATACACAGGTTAGTTAAGTACTATAAGAGGACTGGCGTACTCCCAGCAAACTTCACCTACAGCCCAGAGAGATTCGCCATGGCGACTTAACGGTAATGGAATAGAATGATCAGTAACAGTTAAAAGGGTTAGAGACCAACCGTATTATGCAGTATGTTAAGCTTGGTTGGTCTGGGGTTAAGGTTTCACAAATATGCCTTGGCATGTGGCATCTCCCCCCTTCTAGGGTTAAGGATGAGTATGGTGTCTATAAGGTTGATGAGGAGGAGACTACTAGGATAATTAAGAGGGCTATTGACTTAGGAATCAACTTCATAGACACAGCCAACGTATACCACGGTACGATGTCTGGGCCAGATTACATTCACGCCGGTAATGCTGAGAGAATATTGGGTAATGTGCTTAAGGGTTATGATAGGGAATCACTGGTTATAGCAACAAAGGTAAGGTTTAGAATGGCTCCTTGGCCTAATGGTGAGGGGTTGTCTAGGAAGCACATTAGGTGGCAGATTAAGGAATCATTAAGGAGACTTGGCTTAGAGTACGTTGACCTATATCAAATACATGCCCCCGATCCTGATACTCCTAAGATTGAGACTCTTAGGACTCTTAACTACCTTGTTGAGGATGGTTTAGTCAACTACATTGGTGAAAGCAATCACCCAGCCCACGACATAGTAGAATTCATGGAACTAGCTGAAAGAAGGAACATGGAACCCTTCGTGACAATGCAGGAGCCGTACAACTACATTGAAAGGTGGATTGAGAACGATAAGATACCTGTGGCCAAGAGGTACGGCATGGCAATACTAGCC
The window above is part of the Caldivirga sp. genome. Proteins encoded here:
- a CDS encoding PhoH family protein, which encodes MMSSLFDNVKPLTTGQERLINVLKDDSNEVIGAFGPTGTGKSFITVIYGISAVLSGRFKRLIIARPLIDITSGRLESPEELGDLYYRVAGQYLYDILGDMVPRDDMEKMLRDGKVIVTDVNYLRGRTFDESVILLDDAQHAPPENAAEVLMRMGRNAKLIIAGDPILQRPLGIEKDGATLMREVLLNEENAMVVDLGLKDIIRPGAKRGLKLMFELRLRRRGLNDDEKKLIDVIRVHAPDADVVTVVGFRDIKESLDIKSENVPDALIVAKEGYLGRVVGKGGERIKAIENDSGFKLIRTVEMSLDFKQWIRTIHPMSWITKHIVDVDFAGPELQVTLRREMGAFVGPRGTYIRLLDRVFKRLLNIGVRAIEEEQPSESQ
- a CDS encoding CBS domain-containing protein, with amino-acid sequence MPVKVNQLMRRGLIFVDASTPIRDAAKVMTNDKVGLLVVTNGGKMIGVVSERDIMRAVADGVNLSEPVERITTRNVVTINPDSTLYEAAELMHRFNIRHLVVVDEVGNPIGVLSVRDVVAEPVRLRILAEHSSVSSVEEQPIPHTD
- a CDS encoding 30S ribosomal protein S15 is translated as MPHRSRHKRGSSGSVRPATKTIPPWLSYSPEDVERLVVELARRGFTPSLIGIILRDQYGIPLVKVVTNKRITEILEENGLKPQIPEDLMALIRRAVNIRRHLEEHPKDMSAKKGLMLTESKIHRLVKYYKRTGVLPANFTYSPERFAMAT
- a CDS encoding aldo/keto reductase — translated: MQYVKLGWSGVKVSQICLGMWHLPPSRVKDEYGVYKVDEEETTRIIKRAIDLGINFIDTANVYHGTMSGPDYIHAGNAERILGNVLKGYDRESLVIATKVRFRMAPWPNGEGLSRKHIRWQIKESLRRLGLEYVDLYQIHAPDPDTPKIETLRTLNYLVEDGLVNYIGESNHPAHDIVEFMELAERRNMEPFVTMQEPYNYIERWIENDKIPVAKRYGMAILAYIPLAQGVLTGKYVDFEKKTWRIPEMSRADYIEGMRRRYFTDRNLKILMEFHEVAKELGVSDSQLALAWMLKRSENLGVTIIPIIGATSVKQLEEDLESLNVKINDDVMKRLEDIYKTGTSQ